One genomic window of Paenisporosarcina antarctica includes the following:
- a CDS encoding extracellular matrix/biofilm biosynthesis regulator RemA family protein, whose product MPNLKFINIGNGSVVAVERIISILQPESAPIKRLVQEAREKGFLIDATYGKKTRVIFVMDSEHVVLSAVNAETIVTRVIEQAE is encoded by the coding sequence GTGCCAAATCTAAAGTTTATTAATATTGGAAACGGTAGTGTGGTAGCAGTTGAACGAATCATCTCCATTTTGCAACCTGAATCGGCGCCAATTAAGCGTCTCGTTCAAGAAGCAAGAGAAAAAGGATTTCTAATTGACGCAACTTATGGTAAAAAAACTCGTGTTATATTTGTTATGGATAGTGAGCATGTGGTTCTATCTGCTGTTAATGCCGAAACTATTGTGACACGTGTGATAGAACAAGCCGAATAG
- a CDS encoding dihydroorotate dehydrogenase — translation MSRLTLELPGLSLKNPIMPASGCFGFGKEYAQLYDLSKLGAIMIKATTLETRMGNPTPRVAETSSGMLNAIGLQNPGLEKVISNELKWLEQYDVPIIANVAGTLTEDYVEVAKHISKSKNVYALELNISCPNVKCGGITFGTDATIAAELTAAVKAVSEVPVYVKLSPNVTDIGEIARAVEAAGADGITMINTLVGMRLDTRTGKPVIANGTGGLSGPAIKPVALRMVYEVSKQVSIPIIGMGGITTVDDVIDFMSAGASAVAVGTANFVDPFVCPTIIEQLPEKLDWLGLNHISELIGRSHR, via the coding sequence ATGAGTAGATTAACATTAGAGTTGCCAGGATTATCATTAAAAAATCCCATAATGCCGGCCTCAGGTTGCTTCGGTTTTGGTAAGGAATACGCACAGCTATATGACCTATCAAAATTAGGTGCCATTATGATTAAAGCAACTACACTTGAAACACGCATGGGAAATCCGACTCCTCGGGTAGCTGAAACATCATCTGGAATGTTAAACGCCATTGGTCTTCAAAATCCAGGTTTGGAAAAAGTGATTTCTAATGAACTTAAATGGCTCGAGCAATACGATGTCCCAATTATTGCAAATGTTGCTGGTACCTTAACGGAAGATTATGTTGAAGTTGCCAAACATATTTCTAAATCAAAAAATGTCTATGCGCTTGAATTAAATATTTCTTGTCCTAACGTTAAATGTGGAGGAATAACATTTGGCACGGACGCAACAATAGCTGCGGAACTTACGGCAGCTGTAAAAGCAGTATCTGAAGTGCCTGTCTATGTAAAATTGTCTCCAAACGTAACAGATATAGGGGAAATTGCTCGAGCTGTAGAAGCAGCTGGAGCGGATGGTATCACGATGATTAATACACTTGTAGGCATGCGATTAGACACGAGAACCGGTAAACCTGTTATTGCGAATGGCACAGGTGGGTTATCAGGACCTGCCATTAAGCCTGTTGCACTAAGAATGGTTTATGAAGTGAGTAAGCAAGTATCCATTCCCATTATTGGAATGGGTGGGATTACGACAGTTGATGATGTCATTGATTTTATGTCTGCAGGAGCCAGTGCTGTAGCAGTAGGAACAGCAAACTTCGTAGATCCATTTGTGTGCCCAACTATTATCGAACAATTGCCTGAAAAGTTGGATTGGTTAGGTTTAAATCATATCTCTGAGCTAATAGGGAGGAGTCACCGATGA
- a CDS encoding Rqc2 family fibronectin-binding protein, with protein MAFDGLFTKAMTHELQHLVSGRISKIHQPNSQEIVLQIRAGGKNSRLLISIHPSYSRIHVTNETIDNPSEPPMFCMLLRKHLEGGYISAISQLDMDRIIILHVESKNEIGDDMVRELHIEIMGRHSNVILIDPVRNLILDSLKHLSPSVNSYRTILPGQPHIAPPKQDKVNPYTVDEPSFQSLLNSEDLSREFLSQLAGFSPLHAKELAHLVENSGGQSSYDVFKKFLDEFNKKNPTGMYLESGNKAIFSSVDLAHLEGNKTPFNSLGELLDKVYFARAERDRVKQQAGDLERWLQNEIDKLKLKMKKLAKDKANAEKLETFQLHGELLMANLYLLEKGMKETEVVNYYDENNAVVKITLSPRKTPVENAQSFYTKYNKAKTALLKTQQQLDKTKDDIDYIEMLQQQVMQSSPQDINEIREELAEQGWMKAKFTKKKKKIVKPTPESFVSSTGLPISVGKNNKQNDYLTFKIANKSQTWFHTKDIPGSHVVIHENEPDEESILEAAMLAAYFSKARDSSSVPVDYTEVRHVKKPNGAKPGFVIYFEQKTVFVTPSEDIVRKLRK; from the coding sequence ATGGCATTTGATGGTTTATTTACAAAAGCAATGACTCACGAACTTCAACATTTAGTATCTGGACGTATATCAAAAATACATCAACCAAACTCACAAGAAATTGTGTTGCAAATTCGTGCTGGCGGTAAAAATAGCCGATTGCTTATTTCTATTCACCCTTCCTACTCACGTATACATGTTACAAATGAAACAATTGATAACCCTTCAGAACCACCCATGTTTTGTATGCTACTTCGAAAACATCTAGAAGGTGGGTATATTTCCGCTATTTCTCAACTTGATATGGATCGTATAATCATTCTTCATGTAGAAAGTAAAAATGAAATTGGTGACGATATGGTACGAGAATTACATATTGAGATTATGGGAAGACATAGTAATGTAATTTTAATAGACCCTGTCAGAAATCTTATTTTAGATAGTTTAAAACATTTATCGCCATCTGTTAATAGTTATAGAACTATATTACCTGGTCAACCGCATATCGCACCTCCTAAACAAGATAAAGTAAATCCATATACTGTGGATGAACCATCGTTTCAGTCATTATTAAATTCTGAGGATCTATCCCGCGAATTTCTATCGCAACTTGCTGGATTTTCACCTTTACACGCAAAAGAACTCGCTCACCTTGTTGAAAATAGTGGTGGACAGTCTAGCTACGATGTATTCAAAAAGTTTCTAGATGAATTTAACAAAAAAAATCCAACGGGCATGTATTTAGAAAGCGGCAACAAGGCCATTTTTTCAAGCGTGGATTTGGCACATTTAGAAGGCAACAAAACACCTTTCAACTCCCTTGGAGAATTACTAGATAAAGTATACTTTGCACGAGCTGAACGTGACCGAGTGAAACAACAAGCCGGTGATTTAGAACGCTGGTTACAAAATGAAATTGACAAATTAAAATTAAAAATGAAAAAACTTGCAAAAGATAAAGCAAACGCTGAAAAACTGGAAACATTCCAACTTCATGGTGAACTTTTAATGGCAAATTTGTACTTGCTTGAAAAAGGGATGAAAGAGACTGAAGTGGTAAATTACTATGACGAAAATAATGCTGTTGTAAAAATTACATTAAGTCCAAGAAAAACACCCGTTGAGAATGCACAAAGTTTTTACACGAAATACAATAAAGCAAAAACAGCATTATTAAAAACACAACAACAGCTTGATAAAACAAAAGATGACATTGATTATATTGAAATGTTGCAACAACAAGTCATGCAATCTTCACCTCAAGACATTAATGAAATTCGTGAGGAACTTGCTGAACAAGGTTGGATGAAGGCAAAATTTACTAAGAAGAAGAAAAAAATAGTTAAACCAACACCAGAATCTTTCGTGTCTTCTACAGGATTGCCAATTTCTGTAGGAAAAAACAATAAACAAAATGATTATTTAACATTTAAAATTGCAAACAAGTCGCAAACTTGGTTCCATACGAAAGATATTCCAGGTTCACATGTCGTGATTCATGAAAATGAACCCGATGAAGAGTCAATTTTAGAAGCTGCCATGTTAGCAGCATACTTCAGTAAAGCGCGTGATTCATCTTCTGTGCCCGTCGACTATACGGAAGTTCGGCATGTGAAAAAACCCAACGGTGCAAAACCAGGGTTCGTGATTTATTTTGAACAAAAGACCGTCTTTGTCACTCCAAGTGAGGATATTGTAAGAAAACTTCGTAAATGA
- the coaBC gene encoding bifunctional phosphopantothenoylcysteine decarboxylase/phosphopantothenate--cysteine ligase CoaBC has product MLANKKILLCVSGGIAVYKAVALVSKLSQSGADVKVIMTESATKFVQPLSFQVMSRNDVYTDTFDEKNSGVIAHINLADWADLVIVAPATANVIGKLANGVGDDMVTTTLLATTAKVWIAPAMNVHMYDHPAVKRNIATLAEDGYEFIEPSEGFLACGYVGKGRLEEPEKIVGLVESFFLPTELPLKGKKVVITAGPTRERIDPVRYLTNFSSGKMGYALAEAAVKMGAETILVSGPVSLPIPHGVKVEHVESAEQMLQAVLYHYDHADIVVKTAAVADYRPKTIHDQKMKKQAGDATLELERTIDILMTLGQRKTKQLVIGFAAETNNIEVYAKDKLSKKNADYIVANDVTQADSGFGTDTNTVVLIGKENYVQYFDNMTKKQLAIQLFETILSHEKEVQHVR; this is encoded by the coding sequence ATGCTAGCAAACAAGAAAATCTTATTATGCGTATCTGGTGGTATTGCAGTTTATAAAGCAGTTGCCCTCGTTAGTAAATTGTCGCAATCGGGAGCGGATGTCAAAGTCATCATGACGGAATCTGCGACAAAGTTTGTGCAGCCGCTGAGCTTTCAAGTGATGTCTCGAAATGATGTTTATACAGATACTTTTGATGAAAAAAATTCTGGGGTCATCGCTCATATAAACTTAGCAGATTGGGCAGATTTAGTCATTGTGGCTCCTGCAACTGCAAATGTCATAGGAAAGCTTGCCAATGGAGTTGGTGACGATATGGTGACAACAACACTTCTAGCGACAACAGCTAAGGTATGGATAGCACCAGCTATGAATGTACATATGTACGATCACCCAGCAGTGAAGCGAAACATTGCGACACTTGCAGAAGATGGCTATGAATTTATTGAACCTTCAGAAGGTTTTCTAGCCTGTGGGTATGTAGGAAAAGGAAGATTAGAAGAACCAGAAAAAATCGTGGGATTAGTTGAATCCTTCTTCCTACCAACTGAATTGCCGTTAAAAGGAAAGAAAGTAGTTATTACTGCAGGACCAACTCGTGAACGAATCGATCCTGTAAGATATCTGACCAATTTTTCTTCTGGAAAAATGGGCTATGCACTTGCTGAAGCAGCTGTGAAAATGGGTGCAGAAACGATTCTTGTATCAGGTCCGGTTTCTTTACCGATTCCACATGGTGTTAAAGTTGAACATGTGGAAAGTGCAGAACAAATGTTGCAAGCGGTGTTATATCATTATGATCATGCAGATATTGTGGTCAAAACAGCTGCAGTAGCAGACTATCGTCCAAAAACTATTCATGATCAGAAAATGAAGAAACAAGCAGGCGATGCAACACTCGAACTCGAACGTACAATCGATATTTTAATGACTCTTGGCCAAAGGAAAACAAAGCAACTAGTGATAGGTTTTGCTGCAGAAACAAACAACATAGAAGTGTATGCAAAAGATAAATTGTCTAAGAAAAATGCGGACTATATTGTTGCCAATGACGTCACGCAAGCTGATAGCGGTTTTGGAACAGATACAAATACAGTCGTGTTAATTGGTAAAGAAAATTATGTACAGTATTTTGATAATATGACGAAAAAACAGTTAGCTATACAATTGTTTGAAACGATATTGTCTCATGAAAAGGAAGTACAACATGTTCGCTGA
- a CDS encoding dihydroorotate dehydrogenase electron transfer subunit: protein MIRQERMRVVKHKEIAHNIFEMTLIGQLVNDMKSPGQFVHIRVSDSYEPLLRRPISIASIDRDILQFTIIYRAEGRGTSILSQRSIGGEVDVLGPLGNGFPVHEASPGKTVVLVGGGIGVPPLYELSKKLVEKGVKPIHVLGFQTKDVVFYEEAFRELGETHIVTVDGTRGHKGFVTTVLGDLKPDFTTYFTCGPTAMLVAIENMYPDKKGFLSFEERMGCGLGACFACVCKTTDQTAVDYVKVCSDGPVFPAGVVQI from the coding sequence ATGATTCGACAAGAGCGTATGCGTGTCGTGAAACATAAAGAAATTGCCCATAACATTTTCGAAATGACGTTAATAGGACAGCTTGTGAACGATATGAAAAGTCCAGGTCAATTTGTCCACATTCGCGTTTCAGATAGTTATGAGCCATTACTTCGACGACCGATAAGCATTGCTTCTATCGACCGCGATATATTGCAATTCACTATTATCTATCGTGCAGAAGGACGAGGTACTTCAATTCTTTCCCAAAGAAGTATCGGAGGAGAAGTGGATGTTCTTGGTCCACTTGGTAACGGTTTTCCTGTCCATGAAGCCTCTCCTGGTAAAACTGTGGTATTAGTCGGAGGGGGAATTGGCGTGCCTCCATTATATGAACTTTCTAAGAAACTCGTTGAAAAAGGAGTTAAGCCCATTCACGTACTAGGTTTTCAAACAAAAGACGTTGTTTTTTATGAAGAAGCCTTTCGTGAACTTGGCGAAACACATATTGTCACAGTCGATGGGACGAGAGGTCATAAAGGGTTTGTGACAACTGTGTTAGGTGATTTAAAACCAGACTTTACAACGTATTTCACATGTGGTCCTACGGCAATGCTTGTTGCTATAGAAAATATGTATCCTGATAAAAAAGGATTTTTATCGTTTGAAGAACGTATGGGCTGTGGCCTTGGCGCATGTTTCGCATGCGTATGTAAAACAACGGATCAAACAGCAGTCGATTACGTAAAAGTTTGTAGTGATGGACCTGTATTTCCTGCTGGGGTGGTGCAAATATGA
- the gmk gene encoding guanylate kinase, translated as MRKERGLLIVLSGPSGVGKGTVRKELFSQPDTNYEYSISMTTRKPREGEVDGVDYFFKSHEEFEQLIGEGRLLEYASYVGNYYGTPLDYVNATLDAGRDVFLEIEVQGASQVRDKVPDGLFIFLAPPSLSELEQRLVGRGTETNDVIASRCLAARDELEMMNLYDFVVENDEVHLACDRVNAIVTAEHCRRERVEKRYLSMLKGEY; from the coding sequence ATGCGAAAAGAACGTGGATTATTAATCGTCCTTTCAGGACCATCTGGTGTTGGGAAAGGTACTGTGCGAAAAGAATTATTTTCGCAACCTGACACAAATTATGAATATTCGATTTCAATGACGACAAGAAAGCCCCGTGAAGGCGAAGTCGATGGTGTCGATTATTTTTTTAAATCCCATGAGGAATTTGAACAATTAATCGGAGAAGGTCGTTTATTAGAATACGCATCTTATGTTGGGAACTATTATGGAACTCCATTAGATTACGTGAACGCCACGCTCGATGCAGGTAGAGATGTATTTTTAGAAATTGAAGTTCAAGGTGCATCACAAGTACGTGACAAAGTACCTGACGGCTTATTTATTTTCTTAGCGCCACCAAGTCTTTCAGAATTAGAGCAGCGTTTAGTAGGTCGAGGAACCGAAACAAATGATGTGATTGCATCACGTTGTTTGGCAGCAAGAGATGAACTTGAAATGATGAACTTGTACGATTTTGTCGTTGAAAATGACGAGGTACATTTAGCATGCGATCGTGTAAATGCGATTGTTACTGCTGAACATTGCCGAAGAGAACGTGTTGAAAAAAGATATCTGTCCATGTTGAAAGGGGAATATTAA
- the pyrF gene encoding orotidine-5'-phosphate decarboxylase — MNNHNPIIALDFATKAEVFQFLQPFNEKLFVKVGMELYFQEGPTIVNALKDQGHDVFLDLKLHDIPNTVKSAMRGLASLGADLVNVHAAGGLHMMESALEGLEAGTLTGQSRPLIIGVTQLTSTSEQQMKEEQQINTTLHDSVLHYASLCKQAGLDGVVCSVLEASDIKNQCGENFLRVTPGIRLHEGQGHDQIRIATPKVARLEGSSYIVVGRAITQSKNPVETYKIVKQQWEANE, encoded by the coding sequence ATGAACAACCACAATCCAATCATTGCGCTTGACTTTGCAACTAAAGCTGAGGTATTTCAATTTTTACAGCCTTTTAATGAAAAATTATTTGTCAAAGTGGGTATGGAACTTTATTTTCAAGAAGGCCCTACGATTGTCAACGCCTTAAAAGACCAAGGACATGATGTGTTTCTGGATTTAAAATTGCACGATATTCCTAATACCGTGAAGTCGGCGATGCGAGGGCTTGCAAGTCTAGGAGCTGATTTGGTTAATGTTCATGCCGCAGGTGGCCTACATATGATGGAAAGTGCACTAGAGGGATTAGAAGCTGGTACACTCACCGGGCAATCTCGACCTTTAATTATCGGTGTGACACAATTAACATCAACAAGTGAGCAACAAATGAAAGAAGAGCAACAAATAAATACCACTTTACATGATTCAGTTCTTCATTATGCATCTCTTTGTAAGCAAGCTGGCCTAGATGGAGTTGTTTGTTCCGTTTTAGAAGCATCAGACATAAAGAATCAATGCGGTGAAAACTTCCTTCGTGTAACACCAGGGATTCGCTTACACGAAGGACAAGGACATGATCAAATTCGTATTGCTACACCAAAAGTAGCGAGATTAGAAGGTTCGTCCTATATAGTAGTAGGAAGAGCTATTACACAATCTAAAAACCCAGTAGAAACTTATAAAATAGTGAAACAACAATGGGAGGCTAATGAATGA
- a CDS encoding transposase, with amino-acid sequence MGNHHTPEYKEYVAKLIVEENRVAKQLCRELDLSVGTVAGWVRKYRDKKNVTVTPDLVTPAELEKRETAYEKRIRELEEENAILKKAMHIFTKNQM; translated from the coding sequence ATGGGAAATCATCATACACCTGAGTACAAGGAATATGTAGCAAAACTCATCGTAGAAGAAAATAGAGTGGCAAAACAATTATGTCGTGAGCTGGATCTTTCTGTGGGAACAGTCGCTGGTTGGGTAAGGAAATATAGAGACAAGAAGAATGTTACTGTTACCCCTGATTTGGTTACTCCTGCGGAGTTAGAAAAGCGTGAAACTGCTTACGAGAAGAGAATTCGAGAGTTAGAGGAAGAGAATGCAATTCTAAAAAAGGCTATGCACATCTTCACCAAAAACCAGATGTAA
- the rpoZ gene encoding DNA-directed RNA polymerase subunit omega, whose product MLYPSVDSLKSKIDSKYTLVSLASKRARQLQEEGGERLASYQSLKYVGKALEEVACGALTKEEQDAATIYEDEI is encoded by the coding sequence ATGTTATATCCATCAGTCGATTCACTTAAAAGTAAAATAGATTCAAAATACACATTAGTAAGTTTAGCATCAAAACGTGCGCGCCAATTGCAAGAAGAGGGCGGAGAACGATTAGCTTCTTACCAATCTTTAAAATATGTTGGAAAAGCATTAGAAGAAGTGGCTTGTGGTGCATTGACGAAAGAAGAACAAGATGCAGCAACCATTTACGAAGACGAAATTTAA
- the pyrE gene encoding orotate phosphoribosyltransferase, translating to MKSQQHEIAAALLSIGAVEFRPKSPFTWTSGIKSPIYCDNRLTMSSPTVRKQIAEALATNIREFFPETNVVAGTATAGIPHAAWVSDVLNLPMVYVRSKAKEHGRGNQIEGKIEAGQKVIVVEDLISTGGSSIDAVHALEKQGCEVLGVVCIFTYHLKRADELFEKAGIPYVSLTNFDALIEEATVAKQISDEDKPQLIEWHQKLKHGQL from the coding sequence ATGAAAAGTCAACAGCATGAAATAGCAGCAGCATTATTATCCATTGGGGCTGTGGAATTCCGTCCTAAAAGTCCATTTACATGGACATCTGGAATCAAATCACCTATTTATTGTGACAATCGCTTAACGATGTCGAGTCCAACTGTTCGAAAGCAAATTGCCGAAGCATTAGCGACAAACATTCGAGAGTTTTTCCCGGAAACAAATGTAGTCGCTGGGACAGCGACTGCTGGGATTCCACACGCCGCTTGGGTCAGTGATGTACTTAATTTACCTATGGTGTATGTTAGATCGAAAGCAAAAGAGCATGGTCGAGGCAATCAAATTGAAGGGAAAATCGAAGCTGGTCAAAAGGTAATTGTTGTGGAAGATTTGATTTCCACTGGTGGTAGCAGCATTGATGCAGTACATGCTCTTGAAAAACAAGGTTGTGAAGTACTGGGTGTTGTCTGTATTTTTACCTATCATTTAAAACGTGCGGATGAATTGTTTGAAAAAGCAGGAATTCCATACGTCAGTTTGACCAACTTTGATGCGTTGATCGAAGAGGCAACTGTCGCAAAGCAAATAAGCGATGAAGACAAACCTCAACTAATCGAATGGCACCAAAAACTTAAGCACGGACAATTATAA